A region of the Streptococcus oralis Uo5 genome:
TCAATGCCGAAGAAGGTATCCGTGAGTACGACAAGCGTATTGCAGGTTTTGCCCACGAAGCCGGTAAAGGGATGATCATCGTGGTCAATAAGTGGGATACCCTTGAGAAAGATAACCACACCATGAAAAAATGGGAAGAAGATATCCGTGAGCAGTTCCAATATCTGCCTTATGCACCGATTGTCTTTGTATCCGCTTTGACCAAGCAACGTCTCCATAAACTGCCTGAGATGATCAAGCAAATCAGCGAAAGCCAAAACACCCGTATTCCATCAGCTGTCTTGAACGATGTCATCATGGATGCCATTGCTATCAATCCAACACCGACAGACAAAGGCAAGCGCCTTAAGATTTTCTACGCGACTCAAGTGGCAACCAAGCCACCAACCTTTGTCATCTTTGTCAACGAAGAAGAACTCATGCACTTCTCTTACCTTCGCTTCTTGGAAAATCAAATCCGCAAGGCCTTTGTCTTTGAGGGAACACCGATTCACTTGATCGCGAGAAAACGCAAGTAAGTCTTGCTTGTTCTTCTACAAAAGCAAACTAAAAGAAGGCTTTATAGTCTTCTTTTTTCTATCTAAAAGGGAAGAAAAGAAGCTATCAAATTGGAGGAGAAATCTGTCATCAAAATTCAATCATTTTCCTAGCTTTTGTAATCTATTTGTAATGAAAATGCACTTTCTTTGTAAAAATCAAAATGCTATAATTCCTTAAATCAATTTTCCTTTATCAGGGAGGTTATTATGAAAAGAAGCAGATTATTTAAACATAGTTTGTTGGTTCGCTTGCTTGGGTTGTTGATGGTTTTTCTCTTCTTGTCAGCATTCACAGCACCTGAAAAACCTGAGTACGGGATCTATGACCCGGATCATTATTTAACGGATGAGACTATAAGTCAGATACGAGAATTGAATAATGTCAATAGTAAAAAATCAGAAAAATTCCAAATGGGTGTTTACGTTGTGAAAAGCCTAGATGGAGAAACAATCGAAACAGTTGCCAATGAAACAGCTAGAGCTTGGAAGATTGGCTATTCGAGCGACAATCACGGTGTCTTGATTGTGGTAGCAGTCCAAGATAGAAAATCACGGATTGAAACCAGTAATAATGTGGCCAGTAAGATCACGGACTATCAGACTCACAGGTTCTTGACAACAGCACGCCCTTACTTTAAAAATGGTGACTATAACAAGGGTGTTCTCTCAATAGTCAATAATCTCAACTACATGTTCTATAGTGGATCGAGTACAAGTGCTTCAAGTTCTAAAAGTAGCTACGGCTATACTACCAACTCTAGTCGCTTAAGGGAACTTGAAAGGTATGCTGGTGAGAGCAGTTCTTCGAGACGGCATCGAAAAAGCAGTTCGAGTGATGGAGTTATCGGATTTGGAATTCTCATTTACTTCATCGTGATGATTATCGGATTTCTATTTGGAGGTCGTGGTGGTGGTTCACATGGCGATGATTCTGGCGGTGGCTGGTGGGGCGGTGACTCATCAGATTCAGGATCCTCTTGGTCTGACTCGGGTTCTGATTCATCTGGTGGCTGGGACGGCGGTGGTTTTGATGGTGGCGGTTCGTCTGATGACTGGTGAGTGATCATATATTGTTCAAACCGATTTCTCCATGCAGTAAGGTGACTCCTTTGCAAGAGTTCACTCCTTAATTAAAAATAAAAGCAAAGTTTGGGAAATTGATTTAAAATCTGAGTATTTTCTCAGAAAAGTTGATAAAAGAAAGTGTTAAGGTTTTGATATGAAACAAAATAAAGTAATTCTCTCAATAGTGGCGATTTTCTTTGGACTACTAGTTCTGGGAAGTTGTTCCGCAGTGACGACCTATAATGGTCTGGTTGGTGAACAGACTAAAGTAGAGCAGGCTCAGGCCGATGTCTCAACAGCCCTCCAACGTCGTTCGGACTTGATTGGTAACTTGGTGGAGTCCGTTAAAGGACAAATGAATCATGAAACCGAAGTCTTTACCAAGATTGCGGATGCTAGAGCTAAAATCGGTAGTAGCTCAGTAACCTCGGAAGAAAATCAAAAAGCTCAGGGAGAATTGAGCTCTGCTCTTTCCCGCTTGATTTCCTTGACGGAGAATTATCCAGAACTCAAGAGCAATCAAAATGTTGAGCAACTAATGGTCGAACTCTCAGGAAGTGAAAATCGTATCTTTGTAGCACGCAAGGATTATAATAAAGTCGCTGCCGAGTACAATCAAAAGTTGAGAAGTTTTCCAACCGTGCTTTTTGCGAATATGATGAACTTTAAAGAAGCTGAAACCTTTAAAGAAACAGAAGAAGCCAAGACAGTTCCTAAGGTCGATTTTGGAACATCTTCATCCAGTCAATAAAGTGAATCAGCCTATGAATAAAGGAATTTCTCTAGCATGACTAGTGATTTCAAATCCGAACCTGGAAAGCTGTTTCCAGGTTTTTTTGGTATAATAAAAGGGAAGATACAGTGACTGAAATGGAGGTTTGCTATGGAGAAAACAAAAGCCTTTCTTGAAGCGCACTACAAGAGATATATTCTTACGATTTGCTTTCTCTGGTTCCTCATGTTTTTCCTTCCTTGGGATTGGCAAATAGGAGGAGTTTCAGTATATTATTTTGTTATGAAAAAGCTCTTTGTGGTTTTTGGAGTTTTATCCATCCTATACTCCGTGCTGATTAAAAAAATCAGTCTTCTCATCTTTGGAATTATCTTTTGCTTGGCCTTCTGGATCAATCTCTTTTGGTATTTTGGGATATTGCCTGTATTCTTGGGAAATTAAACATAGAAAAATGAAGGGCTAGACTAGTTTCTAGTCCTTTTTTCTTCCTTGTTAAAATAGTTGGAGATATAAAAATAATTTTGTTGACGGGCTATCTGTATGATATAATAAGTCCCGTAAAACGAAGATTAAGGGATTTGAAAAATGGCGAAGAAAGTAAAAGATTATTATGACTTGGCTTATGCTAGGGATTTGAGTCAAAGGTTGCAAGAAGCGTCCCTTGACTTTGATGGACAAAAATTTAGCTTATTGCTGGAAAAAGACTTGGAAGAGTTGGAGTTTAGCCAGCGTCAAGAACTTTTGGCTAAAAGTATCAAAGATTGCCTTCCCCTATCTTATCAGGACTCTCTCAAAGTTTTTGAGAAGATTTTGGGTCCTGAGTTAGAGGGTGGTTTAGGCATGTTTTCAGAAGGTTATTGGCTTTGGCCAATCGGCAAATATGTAGAGCTATATGGAGACAAGGAATTTGAATTGAGCGCGGCCTTTAGTAAGGAACTCACCAAGCGATTTACTGGAGAATTTTCCATGAGACCCTTGCTGGCTCGTTATCCTAAAGATACAATGTCTTTGCTGTTAGAATGGAGTCGGGATGAAAATTTGCGTGTTCGCAGACTTGCCAGCGAATGTATGCGTATCCGTCTGCCTTGGGCTAAGAGACAAACCGTGGTATTGGATTATTTTGAGGATTTCACTACTATTCTGACCAATCTAAAGGATGATAGAGACAAGTCCATTCAAAAAAGCGTAGCCAATAATTTAAATGATTTATATAAGGAAGTCCCTGATAAGTTTGAAAGGATTCTTCAAACTTGGCAAAAGGAGGAGCTGAGTCCAAGTTGTGCTTGGATCATCAAGCATGCATCTCGAACAAAAAACAAAAAGGTAGCCACAGAAGATTTATGCAAAAAAAGCTGAATTTTGGCTGGGCTTTTCCGTTGTAAATTAAGGATTCTTTCTTGAAAAATAATGGTAAATATGCTAAAATTAAAAGAACATTCTAAAATATTCAGAATAAACAGTAAGGAAAATCATGGCTAATATTTTAAAAACGATTATTGAAAATGATAAAGGAGAACTTCGTCGTCTGGAAAAGATGGCTGATAAGGTTCTTAACTATGAGAGCCAAATGGCTGCGATGTCAGACGAAGAACTAAAAGCAAAGACTGACGAATTTAAAGAACGTTACAACAAGGGTGAATCACTTGATTCATTATTATATGAGGCTTTTGCGGTAGTTCGCGAAGCTGCAAAACGTGTCCTTGGGCTTTTCCCTTATAAGGTTCAGGTCATGGGTGGGATTGTTCTTCACCATGGTGACGTTCCAGAGATGCGTACCGGTGAAGGGAAGACCTTGACAGCGACCATGCCAGTGTACCTCAATGCCCTTGCAGGTAAAGGAGTTCACGTAGTTACAGTCAACGAATACCTAACAGAACGTGACGCGACTGAAATGGGTGAATTGTACTCATGGCTCGGTTTGTCAGTAGGGATTAACTTGGCAGCTAAATCTCCAATGGAGAAAAAAGAGGCTTACCTTTGCGATATTACCTACTCAACCAACTCAGAGATTGGTTTCGACTACCTTCGTGATAACATGGTCGTTCGTGCAGAAAACATGGTGCAACGTCCACTCAATTATGCCTTGGTCGATGAGGTTGACTCAATTTTGATCGACGAAGCTCGTACACCATTGATCGTTTCAGGCGCCAATGCAGTTGAAACAAGCCAACTCTACCATATGGCGGACCACTTCGTGAAATCTTTGGACAAGGACGACTATATCATTGACGTTCAGTCTAAGACGATCGGTTTGTCAGACTCTGGTATTGACAAGGCAGAAAGCTACTTCAAACTAGAAAATCTCTACGACATTGAAAATGTAGCTCTTACTCACTTTATCGACAATGCTCTCCGTGCTAACTATATCATGATTCTCGATATCGACTATGTGGTTAGTGAAGAGCAGGAAATCTTGATTGTCGACCAATTTACAGGTCGTACCATGGAAGGTCGTCGTTACTCTGATGGTTTGCACCAAGCGATTGAAGCAAAAGAAGGTGTGCCAATCCAAGACGAGACCAAGACTTCAGCTTCTATCACCTACCAAAACCTCTTCCGTATGTATAAGAAATTGGCAGGTATGACAGGTACTGGTAAAACAGAAGAAGAAGAATTCCGCGAAATCTACAACATTCGTGTTATCCCAATCCCAACCAACCGTCCAATTCAACGTATCGACCACTCAGACCTTCTCTATGCAAGTCTTGATGCGAAATTTAAAGCTGTAGTTGAAGATGTAAAAGCTCGTTACCAAAAAGGTCAGCCGGTCTTGGTAGGTACAGTTGCCGTTGAAACGAGTGACTTCCTTTCTAAGAAATTGGTAGCAGCAGGTGTTCCTCACGAAGTCTTGAATGCGAAGAACCACTACAGAGAAGCGCAAATCATCATGAACGCTGGTCAACGTGGTGCCGTTACCATCGCAACCAACATGGCCGGTCGTGGTACCGACATCAAGCTTGGTGAAGGGGTTCGTGAACTTGGTGGACTTTGTGTTATCGGTACAGAGCGTCACGAAAGTCGCCGTATTGATAATCAGCTTCGTGGACGTTCAGGACGTCAAGGAGACCCAGGTGAGTCACAATTCTACTTGTCTCTTGAAGATGATTTGATGAAACGTTTCGGTTCAGAACGTTTGAAAGGTGTCTTTGAACGTCTCAACATGTCTGACGAAGCCATCGAATCTCGCATGTTAACGCGTCAAGTTGAAGCAGCTCAAAAACGTGTCGAAGGAAACAACTACGACACTCGTAAACAAGTCCTTCAATACGATGATGTTATGCGTGAACAACGTGAGATCATCTATGCGCAACGCTATGATGTCATTACTGCAGATCGTGACTTGGCACCAGAAATCCATGCTATGATTCGTCGTACCATTGGACGTATCGTGGATGCACATGCTCGTTCGAAAGAAGATGAAAAATTGGAAGCAATCTTGAACTTTGCTAAGTATAACTTGCTTCCAGAAGATTCAATTAGCCGTTCAGATCTTGCAGGTCTGTCAGACCAAGCTATCAAAGATGAACTTTTCCAACGTGCCTTGAAAGTCTATGACAGCCAAGTTGCTAAGCTTCGTGACGAAGATGCAGTGAAAGAATTCCAAAAAGTCTTGATTCTACGTGTTGTAGACAACAAGTGGACAGACCATATCGATGCTCTTGACCAGTTGCGAAATGCTGTTGGTCTTCGTGGATATGCTCAAAACAACCCAGTTGTAGAATATCAAGCAGAAGGTTTCCGCATGTTTAACGACATGATTGGATCGATTGAATTCGATGTGACCCGCTTGATGATGAAAGCACAAATCCATGAACAAGAACGTCCGCAAACTGAACACAATATCAGTACAACTGCGACTCGTAATATCGCAGCGCAGCAGGCAAGTCTTCCAGAAGATTTGGACTTGAGCCAAATCGGACGAAACGACCAATGCCCATGTGGATCAGGTAAGAAATTCAAGAACTGTCATGGAAAGAGACAATAATATGAGATAAGATACAGGCGGATACCTGGTAAAAATCATTTTTTGCTTGGTGTCCGTTTGCTTTATAAGGATATGAATCATGGTATTTAAAGCTAAAAGTCCTAAAATTAACATTGAAGAAGTTCGCGCCTTGTCTAAATTAGAGGGAGCGGCTCTTGCGAGAAAAAATCAACGTGATCAGGAATTGGAAGCCATCATTCGTGGGGAAGACCAGCGTATTCTCTTGGTGATAGGACCATGTTCATCTGATAACGAAGAGGCGGTTCTCGAGTATGCCAAGCGTCTATCTGCTTTGCAAGAAGAGGTCAAAGACCGTATTTTTATGGTCATGCGTGTCTATACAGCTAAACCTCGTACCAATGGGGATGGCTATAAGGGCTTGATTCATCAGCCAAATGCGACAGAAGCTCCTAGTTTGATCAATGGGATCAAGGCTGTTCGCCAGCTCCACTATCGTGTAATTACCGAGACGGGAATGACAACAGCGGATGAGATGCTTTATCCTGAAAATCTTCCGCTGGTGGATGATTTGATTTCTTATATGGCTGTTGGGGCTCGTTCAGTTGAGGACCAGCAACACCGTTTTGTAGCGAGTGGAGCAGGCTTTTCGACAGGATTTAAAAATCCAACATCTGGAAATCTCAATGTTATGTTTAACGGGATTTATGCAGCGCAAAATAAACAGAGTTTCCTTTTCCTTGGTAAAGAGGTGGAAACAACAGGGAATCCATTGTCCCACGCCATTCTTCGCGGTGCCTTGAATGAATATGGGAAAAATATTCCTAACTACTACTATGACAATTTGATGGATACCATTGCCCAGTATGAAAAGATGGGCTTGGAAAACCCCTTTATCATCATTGATACCAATCATGATAATTCAGGCAAGCAGTACATGGATCAAATCCGTATCGTTCGTCAGACCTTGATTAACCGTGACTGGAATGAGAAAATCAAGAAATATGTTCGTGGTTTTATGATTGAGTCCTATCTAGAAGATGGACGTCAAAATGAGCCAGAAGTTTTTGGCAAGTCTATCACGGATCCTTGTCTAGGATGGGACAACACAGAAGCACTTGTTCGCGAAATTTACCAAACGCTAGGAGAGTAAGATGGCATTTATCGAAAAAGGTCAAGAAATTGATATTGAAGCAATCAAGGCTGTGACCCAGTTGTCACCTGAAGCCTTGCGAAAGAAAGAAGCCCGCGATAGAGAGTTAGCAGCTATCATCTCGGGTGAGGATGATCGAATCCTTTTGGTGATGGGGCCTTGCTCTTCTGACAATGAAGAAGCAGTACTCGAATATGCTCGTCGCTTAGCAGACTTGCAGAAAAAAGTTGCGGATAAAATCTTTATCGTGATGCGTGTCTATACGGCTAAACCTCGTACCAATGGAGATGGCTATAAGGGAATGATTCATCAACCAAATACCAGCGAAGCGCCTAGTCTCATCAATGGTTTGCAGGCTGTTCGTCAGCTACACTACCGAGTGATTACCGAGACGGGCTTGACGACAGCTGATGAGATGCTTTATCCGTCAAATCTCGTTTTGATAGATGATCTAGTCAGCTACCATGCTGTAGGGGCTCGTTCAGTGGAAGACCAGGAACACCGCTTTGTAGCCTCTGGGATTGATGCTCCGGTTGGGATGAAAAATCCAACATCTGGAAATCTTGGGGTCATGTTTAATGCCATCTATGCGGCTCAAAACAAGCAAACCTTCCTTTACCACGGTCAAGAAGTGGAAACTTCAGGAAATCCCTTGGCCCACGTTATCCTTCGTGGTGCCATGAACGAATACGGCAAAAATGAACCCAACTTCTACTATGAAACCCTCTTAAATGCCATCAATCGTTATGAGACCATGGGGCTTGAAAATCCCTTCATTATCATCGATACCAATCATGACAATTCAGGCAAGCAGTATATGGAACAAGTTCGCATTGTTCGTCAAGCCTTGCTGAATCGTGACTGGAATGAAAAGATTAAAAAGACGGTTCGAGGCTTTATGATCGAATCTTACCTAGCAGATGGGCGCCAGAATCAACCAGAGGTCTTTGGTTGCTCCATAACTGACCCTTGTCTAGGTTGGGAAAATACAGTAGCTTTGGTAGAAGAAATTTATACTACCTTAACAAAATAAGTGAAAAGGATGGAGTTGGGGGAATCTCAGCTCCTTTTATGAGTATGATAGTTGGACACGGAATTGACATCGAAGAATTGGCTTCGATAGAAAACGCAGTTACACGACGTGAAGGCTTTGCTAAGCGCGTGCTGACCCCTAAAGAAATGGAGCATTTTACCAGTCTCAAAGGGCGCAGACAGATCGAATACTTGGCAGGTCGCTGGTCAGCTAAGGAGGCCTTTTCCAAGGCTATGGGAACTGGTATTGGCAAACTGACCTTTCAGGATTTGGAAGTTTTGAACAATGAACGGGGGGCTCCCTATTTTAGTCAGGCACCATTTTCAGGAAAGATTTGGCTATCTATCAGCCATACAGATCAGTTTGTGACAGCCAGTGTCATTTTGGAGGAAAATCATGAAAGCTAGTCCACATAGACCAACCAAGGCTCTGATATGTCTAGAAGCTATTCAACAAAATATCCATCAAATGGGGGTTCATATCCCTGAAGGAACGCTCAAGTGGGCAGTGGTCAAGGCCAATGCCTATGGTCATGGGGCTGTTGCCGTTGCCAAGGCCATTCAGGATGATGTCGATGGTTTTTGTGTTTCCAATATTGATGAAGCTATTGAACTGAGACAAGCCAGACTCAGCAAGCGAATCCTCATTTTAGGAGTTTCTGAAATAGAAGCTATTGGCCTAGCTAAAGAATACGACATCACCTTGACTGTGGCTGGACTGGAGTGGGTTCGAGCATTGGTTGCCACTGGGGCTGATTTATCTGGCTTATCTGTTCACCTCAAGATTGACTCAGGGATGGGTCGGATTGGTTTTCGAGAGGCCAGTGAGGCTGAGCAGGCTCAAGACTTGCTCAAGCAACACGGTGCTCGCGTTGAGGGGATTTTTACCCACTTTGCTACTGCAGATGAAGAATCAGATACCTATTTTAATAACCAGTTAGAACGATTTAAAGCTATTTTGGCAAGTATGAAGGAAGTTCCAGAGCTGGTTCATGCCAGCAATTCGGCAACGACCCTCTGGCATGCAGAGACTATTTTCAATGCAGTGCGTATGGGAGACGCTATGTATGGTCTCAATCCTAGTGGAGAGGTTTTGGACCTGCCTTATGACCTGACACCAGCCTTGACCTTGGAATCTGCCCTAGTCCATGTCAAGACAGTTCTAGCTGGAGCTTGCATGGGCTATGGAGCAACTTATCAGGCGGATAGTGAGCAAATCATCGCGACTGTGCCAATCGGCTATGCGGATGGTTGGACACGAGATATGCAAAATTTTTCCGTCTTGGTAGACGGACAAGCTTGCCCAATCGTCGGCAGGGTTTCGATGGACCAAATCACTATTCGATTGCCTAAGGTTTACCCGCTTGGAACAAAAGTAACACTGATCGGCACCAATGGGGACAAGGAAATCACAGCTACTCAGGTAGCGGCCTACCGTGGAACTATTAACTATGAGGTGGTTTGCCTCCTCAGCGACCGCATTCCGAGAGAATATCATTAAAAAGAAAGGAGTGGAGCATGAATCTACACCAACCCTTGCATGTCTTACCTGGTGTGGGACCAAAGTCAGCAGAGAAATACGCCAAACTAGGAATTGAAAACTTGCAAGACCTCTTGCTCTACTTTCCTTTCCGTTATGAAGATTTCAAGACCAAGCAGGTGCTAGAGTTGGAAGACGGCGAAAAGGCGGTTCTGTCTGGTCAAGTCGTGACTCCTGCTAGTGTCCAGTATTATGGTTTTAAGCGCAATCGCCTGCGTTTTAGCCTCAAGCAGGGAGAAGTCGTTTTTGCGGTGAACTTCTTTAACCAGCCCTATCTGGCTGATAAGATCGAGTTAGGAGCAACCCTTGCTGTTTTTGGAAAATGGGACCGTGCCAAGGCCAGCCTGACAGGGATGAAGGTTCTGGCTCAGGTGGAAGATGACCTCCAGCCTGTCTATCGTCTGGCTCAAGGAATCAGTCAGGCCAGTCTAGTTAAGGTCATCAAAACGGCTTTTGATCAGGGATTGGATCTCTTGATTGAGGAAAACCTTCCCCAGTCTTTACTTGATAAATACAAACTCATGTCCCGTTGCCAGGCTGTTCGTGCCATGCATTTTCCTAAGGATTTAGCAGAATACAAGCAGGCCCTTCGTCGGATCAAATTTGAGGAACTCTTTTATTTTCAAATGCAGTTGCAGTCACTCAAGTCTGAAAATAGAGTTCAGGGAAGCGGTCTGGTTCTGGATTGGTCTCAGGAAAAAGTGACAGCCGTTAAAGAAACTCTTCCTTTTACCCTGACTCAAGCTCAGGAAAAGAGTTTGCGGGAAATATTGGCCGACATGAAGTCGGACCACCACATGAATCGTCTCCTGCAAGGAGATGTAGGGAGCGGAAAGACGGTGGTCGCTGGCTTAGCCATGTTTGCAGCGGTGACGGCTGGCTACCAGGCGGCTCTCATGGTTCCAACAGAAATCCTAGCAGAGCAACACTTTGAGAGTTTGAAGAACCTTTTTCCAGACTTGAAACTAGCTCTCTTGACAGGTTCCTTAAAAGCTGCAGAAAAGAGAGAAGTCTTAGAGACCATTGCCAAGGGTGAGGTTGACTTTATTATTGGGACTCATGCTTTGATACAAGATGGGGTGGATTATGCTCGTCTTGGCTTGATTATCATCGATGAGCAGCACCGTTTTGGTGTGGGGCAAAGACGTGTTTTGCGGGAAAAAGGGGACAATCCTGACGTCCTCATGATGACGGCGACTCCCATTCCACGAACCTTGGCCATCACAGCCTTTGGTGATATGGATGTTTCTATTATTGACCAGATGCCAGCAGGGCGGAAGCCTATTGTTACTCGCTGGATTAAGCATGAGCAGCTGCCTCAGGTCTTGACTTGGTTAGAGGGAGAAATTCAAAAAGGTTCTCAAGCCTACGTCATCTCTCCCTTGATTGAAGAATCAGAAGCCCTGGATCTGAAAAATGCCATTGCCTTATCAGAGGAGTTGACAGCTCATTTTGCCGGCAAGGCTGAAGTAGCTCTTCTACATGGTAAGATGAAGAGTGATGAAAAAGACCAGATTATGCAGGAGTTCAAAGAGAGAAAAACAGATATTCTAGTATCTACAACTGTTATTGAGGTTGGAGTCAATGTCCCCAATGCGACAGTCATGATCATCATGGATGCCGATCGCTTCGGTCTCAGTCAGCTTCACCAGCTCAGAGGTCGTGTGGGTAGGGGAGACAAGCAGTCTTATGCTGTTCTTGTGGCTAATCCCAAGACGGACTCTGGGAAGGATCGCATGCGCATCATGACAGAAACGACTAATGGATTTGTCCTTGCGGAGGAGGATTTGAAAATGCGTGGTTCGGGTGAGATTTTTGGAACCAGACAGTCAGGCCTACCAGAGTTCCAAGTGGCTGATATTATCGAAGATTTTCCAATTTTAGAAGAAGCCAGGAAGGTTGCCAGCTACATTAGTTCTATAGAAGGTTGGAAAGAGGACCCAGAATGGCGCATGATTGCTCTCCACTTAGAAAAGAAAGAACATCTAGATTAAGCCTTTTCTAAGAAATCTATAAGCTAGCTTTTAGGTTTGGATTTTATACTAGAGTCATCAAAAAGAAACGAGGACTCTCACATGACTATTAAAGTAACCTACCAAAAGAAATTCCAAACCGTCAAACTTGAGAAAGGAGCTAGCACCTATTGATACACGAAGAGCGGAAACGCTCTTTTTATTTTTAAAACTACTTTCAGACGATAGGTTTGAGGAAAGAGAATCTAAAATCACTTTCTATTTAGCATTCTTTCTTGCATTGCTTTCCTAGATATGCTAGAGTTATGATAGCGATTACAAAACTAAAGGAGCATGCTATGAAAAATCCAGCTTTACTAGAAGAAATCAAGACTTATAAAGGACGGGATGAGGTGCCAGAAGACTTTGATGCTTTCTGGGATGAAGAGGTCAAAAAAGTTT
Encoded here:
- the acpS gene encoding holo-ACP synthase, with amino-acid sequence MIVGHGIDIEELASIENAVTRREGFAKRVLTPKEMEHFTSLKGRRQIEYLAGRWSAKEAFSKAMGTGIGKLTFQDLEVLNNERGAPYFSQAPFSGKIWLSISHTDQFVTASVILEENHES
- a CDS encoding 3-deoxy-7-phosphoheptulonate synthase codes for the protein MVFKAKSPKINIEEVRALSKLEGAALARKNQRDQELEAIIRGEDQRILLVIGPCSSDNEEAVLEYAKRLSALQEEVKDRIFMVMRVYTAKPRTNGDGYKGLIHQPNATEAPSLINGIKAVRQLHYRVITETGMTTADEMLYPENLPLVDDLISYMAVGARSVEDQQHRFVASGAGFSTGFKNPTSGNLNVMFNGIYAAQNKQSFLFLGKEVETTGNPLSHAILRGALNEYGKNIPNYYYDNLMDTIAQYEKMGLENPFIIIDTNHDNSGKQYMDQIRIVRQTLINRDWNEKIKKYVRGFMIESYLEDGRQNEPEVFGKSITDPCLGWDNTEALVREIYQTLGE
- a CDS encoding LemA family protein is translated as MKQNKVILSIVAIFFGLLVLGSCSAVTTYNGLVGEQTKVEQAQADVSTALQRRSDLIGNLVESVKGQMNHETEVFTKIADARAKIGSSSVTSEENQKAQGELSSALSRLISLTENYPELKSNQNVEQLMVELSGSENRIFVARKDYNKVAAEYNQKLRSFPTVLFANMMNFKEAETFKETEEAKTVPKVDFGTSSSSQ
- the secA gene encoding preprotein translocase subunit SecA translates to MANILKTIIENDKGELRRLEKMADKVLNYESQMAAMSDEELKAKTDEFKERYNKGESLDSLLYEAFAVVREAAKRVLGLFPYKVQVMGGIVLHHGDVPEMRTGEGKTLTATMPVYLNALAGKGVHVVTVNEYLTERDATEMGELYSWLGLSVGINLAAKSPMEKKEAYLCDITYSTNSEIGFDYLRDNMVVRAENMVQRPLNYALVDEVDSILIDEARTPLIVSGANAVETSQLYHMADHFVKSLDKDDYIIDVQSKTIGLSDSGIDKAESYFKLENLYDIENVALTHFIDNALRANYIMILDIDYVVSEEQEILIVDQFTGRTMEGRRYSDGLHQAIEAKEGVPIQDETKTSASITYQNLFRMYKKLAGMTGTGKTEEEEFREIYNIRVIPIPTNRPIQRIDHSDLLYASLDAKFKAVVEDVKARYQKGQPVLVGTVAVETSDFLSKKLVAAGVPHEVLNAKNHYREAQIIMNAGQRGAVTIATNMAGRGTDIKLGEGVRELGGLCVIGTERHESRRIDNQLRGRSGRQGDPGESQFYLSLEDDLMKRFGSERLKGVFERLNMSDEAIESRMLTRQVEAAQKRVEGNNYDTRKQVLQYDDVMREQREIIYAQRYDVITADRDLAPEIHAMIRRTIGRIVDAHARSKEDEKLEAILNFAKYNLLPEDSISRSDLAGLSDQAIKDELFQRALKVYDSQVAKLRDEDAVKEFQKVLILRVVDNKWTDHIDALDQLRNAVGLRGYAQNNPVVEYQAEGFRMFNDMIGSIEFDVTRLMMKAQIHEQERPQTEHNISTTATRNIAAQQASLPEDLDLSQIGRNDQCPCGSGKKFKNCHGKRQ
- a CDS encoding 3-deoxy-7-phosphoheptulonate synthase, yielding MAFIEKGQEIDIEAIKAVTQLSPEALRKKEARDRELAAIISGEDDRILLVMGPCSSDNEEAVLEYARRLADLQKKVADKIFIVMRVYTAKPRTNGDGYKGMIHQPNTSEAPSLINGLQAVRQLHYRVITETGLTTADEMLYPSNLVLIDDLVSYHAVGARSVEDQEHRFVASGIDAPVGMKNPTSGNLGVMFNAIYAAQNKQTFLYHGQEVETSGNPLAHVILRGAMNEYGKNEPNFYYETLLNAINRYETMGLENPFIIIDTNHDNSGKQYMEQVRIVRQALLNRDWNEKIKKTVRGFMIESYLADGRQNQPEVFGCSITDPCLGWENTVALVEEIYTTLTK
- a CDS encoding TPM domain-containing protein, with the protein product MKRSRLFKHSLLVRLLGLLMVFLFLSAFTAPEKPEYGIYDPDHYLTDETISQIRELNNVNSKKSEKFQMGVYVVKSLDGETIETVANETARAWKIGYSSDNHGVLIVVAVQDRKSRIETSNNVASKITDYQTHRFLTTARPYFKNGDYNKGVLSIVNNLNYMFYSGSSTSASSSKSSYGYTTNSSRLRELERYAGESSSSRRHRKSSSSDGVIGFGILIYFIVMIIGFLFGGRGGGSHGDDSGGGWWGGDSSDSGSSWSDSGSDSSGGWDGGGFDGGGSSDDW
- a CDS encoding DNA alkylation repair protein, which produces MAKKVKDYYDLAYARDLSQRLQEASLDFDGQKFSLLLEKDLEELEFSQRQELLAKSIKDCLPLSYQDSLKVFEKILGPELEGGLGMFSEGYWLWPIGKYVELYGDKEFELSAAFSKELTKRFTGEFSMRPLLARYPKDTMSLLLEWSRDENLRVRRLASECMRIRLPWAKRQTVVLDYFEDFTTILTNLKDDRDKSIQKSVANNLNDLYKEVPDKFERILQTWQKEELSPSCAWIIKHASRTKNKKVATEDLCKKS
- the alr gene encoding alanine racemase codes for the protein MKASPHRPTKALICLEAIQQNIHQMGVHIPEGTLKWAVVKANAYGHGAVAVAKAIQDDVDGFCVSNIDEAIELRQARLSKRILILGVSEIEAIGLAKEYDITLTVAGLEWVRALVATGADLSGLSVHLKIDSGMGRIGFREASEAEQAQDLLKQHGARVEGIFTHFATADEESDTYFNNQLERFKAILASMKEVPELVHASNSATTLWHAETIFNAVRMGDAMYGLNPSGEVLDLPYDLTPALTLESALVHVKTVLAGACMGYGATYQADSEQIIATVPIGYADGWTRDMQNFSVLVDGQACPIVGRVSMDQITIRLPKVYPLGTKVTLIGTNGDKEITATQVAAYRGTINYEVVCLLSDRIPREYH